In the genome of Pieris napi chromosome 16, ilPieNapi1.2, whole genome shotgun sequence, one region contains:
- the LOC125057168 gene encoding vinculin isoform X4, producing the protein MPVFHTKIIESILEPVAQQVSRLVILHEEAEDGNAMPDLARPVQAVSLAVNNLVKVGHETIESSDDPILRGDMPGALRRVEGAATLLQQASDMLRADPYSGPARKKLIEGSRGILQGTSALLLCFDESEVRKIVKECKKVLDYLGVAEVIDTMEDLVQFLRDISPALSKAAREVAARAAELTHPPHAETLTRCLESVKKLAPVLICSMKIYIHILSEGGKGIEDASENRNYLAKRMADEIHEIIRVLQLTSYVEDGGEKDNIAVLKALQSMIHNKAGAAHEFLNDPEALRNTVGERALRSVLTSGQRAAEHLTPAHADTLRSTVRSGGINADVLCDERQFGRGKEPKALKLASDLGNQLDEVEGVVNEGVRAVEQQGGKTIQARLEAAHKWLLHPAAEPATRLEGQKAISSIVAQGHTIADNLHGREKAEIMQLCSEVQHLSDKLSDLCMRGRGDSDEARAVTRELTDKLHELKRGLDRAVVNRVVEDFIDVAAPLRHFTDAVNAPLGTPGRELKFEEKANGLQAFSGKAAAAADMVAAGVRHNKKLADMLHHNAKEVEKLSPQLICAGKIRLHYPESKVAEEHFNNLKNQYADAVLRCRDLCDQALDPLDFVRTAGELMQKHTYLCEDAIRNNDSQKMVDNTSAIARLANRVLLVGGAERENTEDSEFALALGAAQQRLQASIPPAVRHAKLVALQDRSAVPAWRAANNEIIKASNGVEEALARQYGPPPPPPALPESFAALRVNVREAAPPRPPPPAVSAPPRPPPPDTDDEGEDIFDRQPHPSQPILVAAHNLHRAVREWSSKDNEIIAAAKRMAILMARLSDLVRSDSKGSKRELIATAKAIAEASEEVTRLAKKLALECTDKRIRTNLLQVCERIPTIGTQLKILSTVKATMLGAQGSEEDQEATEMLVGNAQNLMQSVKETVKAAEGASIKIRTEQGAYRLRWVRRSPWYQI; encoded by the exons ATGCCCGTATTTCACACGAAGATAATCGAAAGTATTTTAGAGCCGGTTGCTCAACAG GTTTCCCGTCTAGTGATCCTTCATGAAGAGGCAGAAGATGGAAACGCGATGCCGGATCTGGCACGGCCAGTGCAGGCCGTGTCACTTGCCGTCAACAATCTCGTGAAG GTGGGCCACGAGACTATCGAGTCGTCAGATGACCCAATCCTGCGTGGCGATATGCCTGGTGCTTTACGGCGTGTGGAAGGAGCCGCGACACTTCTCCAACAGGCCTCTGACATGTTAAGGGCTGACCCGTATTCGGGACCTGCCAG GAAGAAGCTGATAGAAGGATCTCGAGGTATTCTTCAAGGTACATCGGCGCTTTTGTTGTGCTTCGACGAGTCGGAAGTTAGGAAGATCGTAAAAGAATGCAAAAAG GTGTTAGACTATTTAGGTGTGGCTGAAGTGATAGATACTATGGAGGACCTAGTGCAGTTCCTGAGGGACATATCACCAGCGCTTTCGAAAGCAGCGAGAGAG GTAGCAGCCCGCGCCGCGGAACTAACGCATCCTCCACACGCGGAAACTTTGACTCGCTGTCTGGAAAGTGTCAAAAAGTTGGCTCCAGTCCTCATCTGCTCAATGAAGATATACATCCATATACTGTCTGAAG GTGGCAAGGGTATAGAAGACGCATCAGAGAACAGAAACTATTTAGCAAAACGTATGGCGGATGAAATTcacgaaataattag GGTGTTGCAACTGACGTCATACGTAGAGGACGGCGGAGAGAAGGACAATATCGCAGTACTGAAGGCGCTCCAATCCATGATACATAACAAAGCGGGAGCTGCGCACGAGTTTCTTAAT GATCCCGAAGCCCTCCGTAATACAGTGGGTGAGCGTGCATTACGCTCCGTATTGACATCGGGACAACGTGCCGCTGAACATCTCACTCCCGCCCATGCTGATACGCTTAGATCTACTGTCAG GTCTGGTGGTATCAACGCTGATGTACTGTGTGATGAGAGACAATTCGGGCGAGGCAAAGAACCTAAG GCATTAAAACTAGCCTCAGATCTGGGCAATCAGCTTGACGAGGTAGAAGGTGTGGTCAATGAAGGAGTAAGAGCCGTCGAGCAACAAGGCGGAAAGACGATACAAGCCAG attagaGGCAGCTCACAAATGGTTACTTCACCCGGCAGCCGAACCTGCTACCCGTCTTGAAGGACAGAAAGCTATTAGCAGCATTGTGGCTCAGGGGCATAct ATTGCCGATAACCTGCACGGACGAGAGAAAGCTGAAATAATGCAGCTCTGCTCAGAGGTGCAACATTTGTCCGACAAGTTGTCTGATCTGTGTATGCGCGGACGCGGCGACTCAGACGAAGCCAGGGCTGTCACTAG ggAGTTGACGGACAAATTGCATGAGTTAAAACGCGGCTTGGACCGTGCTGTCGTCAATCGAGTAGTTGAAGACTTCATAGATGTCGCTGCACCTCTCAGACACTTCACAGATGCTGTTAACGCTCCATTAg GAACCCCGGGCCGCGAGTTAAAGTTCGAAGAGAAGGCGAATGGCTTGCAAGCGTTTAGCGGGAAGGCTGCTGCCGCTGCGGATATGGTGGCTGCTGGAGTACGCCATAATAAGAAATTAGCTGATATGCTGCATCATAATGCTAAAGag GTCGAAAAACTTTCCCCGCAACTGATTTGCGCAGGAAAAATTCGTCTACATTATCCCGAAAGCAAG GTCGCAGAAGAACATTTCAACAACTTAAAGAACCAGTACGCGGACGCAGTGTTGCGCTGCAGAGACCTTTGTGACCAGGCACTTGACCCACTGGACTTTGTAAGGACTGCGG GTGAGCTGATGcagaaacatacatatttatgtgaAGACGCTATCCGTAACAACGACTCACAGAAAATGGTCGACAACACATCCGCTATCGCTAG gcTGGCGAACCGCGTACTCCTCGTGGGTGGAGCGGAGCGCGAGAACACTGAAGACAGTGAGTTCGCTCTAGCTTTGGGTGCTGCCCAGCAACGCCTACAAGCCAGCATTCCGCCCGCCGTAAGACACGCGAAACTAGTCGCTCTTCAAGACCGAAGCGCTGTTCCCGCTTGGAGAGCTGCTAATAATGAG ATAATTAAAGCGTCGAATGGCGTAGAAGAAGCCCTAGCCCGGCAGTACGGGCCTCCACCGCCGCCACCGGCATTGCCGGAGTCGTTCGCTGCCCTCCGCGTCAACGTGCGAGAGGCCGCGCCCCCCAGGCCTCCGCCGCCAGCCGTCTCTGCGCCACCCAGGCCTCCACCTCCAGACACCGATGACGAGGGAGAGGATATCTTTGATAGGCAGCCCCATCCTAGTCAGCCAATTTTG GTGGCAGCCCACAACTTGCACCGCGCTGTCCGGGAATGGTCTTCGAAGGACAATGAGATCATCGCAGCCGCGAAACGAATGGCTATTCTCATGGCTCGACTCTCAGACCTCGTACGATCAGACTCTAAGG gTAGTAAGCGTGAACTGATCGCCACCGCTAAAGCTATCGCTGAGGCTTCAGAGGAGGTGACTAGACTGGCGAAGAAACTTGCCCTTGAGTGTACTGACAAGCGAATTCGAACC aaCCTGCTGCAAGTTTGCGAGCGTATCCCAACTATCGGCACTCAATTGAAGATCTTGTCCACCGTTAAGGCTACTATGCTTGGAGCACAAG GTAGCGAAGAAGACCAAGAGGCGACTGAGATGTTGGTTGGAAACGCACAAAATCTCATGCAAagt GTAAAGGAAACAGTGAAGGCGGCTGAAGGCGCTTCAATAAAAATTCGCACAGAGCAAGGCGCGTACCGACTTCGTTGGGTGCGCCGTTCGCCGTGGTACCAGATTTAA